The genomic stretch GTCAGGGTGCCAGATCGTGCGAGTGGCAGTGCCGAGTCAGGACGATGCGGACGCCCTGCCGGCGATCGCGAAGAAGTCGCAGATCCCCGTCATCGCCGACATCCATTTCCAGCCGAAGTATGTGTTCGCCGCGATCGATGCCGGCTGCGCCGCCGTTCGGGTGAATCCGGGCAACATCAAGGCTTTCGACGACAAGGTCGCCGAGATCGCTCGCGCCGCCAGTGCGGCCGGCACACCGATCCGCATCGGAGTGAACGCCGGCTCGTTGGACAAACGGCTTCTGGCCAAGTACGGCAAGGCGACTCCCGAGGCGCTGGTGGAGTCTGCGCTGTGGGAATGCTCGTTGTTCGAGGAGCACGACTTCCGCGACATCAAGATCTCGGTGAAGCATCATGACCCCGTCGTGATGGTGCGTGCATACGAGTTGCTGGCCGAGCAGTGCGACTATCCGCTGCACCTCGGGGTCACCGAGGCCGGACCGGCATTCCAGGGCACAATCAAATCCGCTGTGGCGTTCGGCGCGCTGCTGAGCAAGGGGATCGGGGACACGATCCGGGTGTCGCTGTCTGCGCCGCCGGTTGAAGAGGTCAAAGTCGGGCTACAAATCCTGGAATCGCTGAACCTCCGCCAGCGTGGTCTGGAGATCGTCTCGTGCCCGTCCTGCGGCCGCGCTCAGGTTGACGTCTACACGCTCGCTGAGCAGGTCACCGCCGGCCTGGAGGGGCTCAAAGTTCCATTGCGTGTGGCCGTCATGGGATGCGTCGTGAACGGCCCGGGTGAGGCGCGCGAGGCCGACCTCGGCGTTGCCTCTGGCAATGGCAAGGGGCAGATCTTCGTTAAGGGCGAGGTAATCAAGACGGTTCCCGAGTCGCAGATCGTGGAGACCTTGATCGACGAAGCGATGCGGCTTGCCGACGAGATGGGCGTCGATGCAGCGGGCGAGCCATCCGTCAGCGTTTCTTAGCGAGGACCCGCGCTGTGAGCCTGGTGAGCCGCGCTCGAGCGGCGGGGGTGGCCGACCGCGAGCAGGTACTCGCGTTACTGGCGATGGACCCGGTCGAATCGGTGCCGGTTTCGTCGTGGTTGAGTCGCTCCGGCGTCGAGCGCGGGTTGCGTTCGGGCAACGTGTGGCTGCACGGTGACTCGCTGTGCTTTTCCGGTGCGAACCTTTTGCCGGTCAATATGGACGCTGACGCCGCCCGCGCGTTCGCCGATCTGGCGTTACGCCAGGGGCGGCGGTGTTCGTCGATTGTGGGTCGACTGCCGGCCACCGCTGATCTGTGGCGTATGCTGGAACCGCGTTGGGGTCCGGCCCGCGCCGTACGGCAGCGGCAGTTTGTGATGGTGACGCGCCAGGATGCGCCGATCGCGCCGGACCCGATGGTGCGTCATGCCCAGGCTGAGGACCTGGAGGAGTTTTTCACGGCCTCGGTCGAGATGTATACCGAGGAGATCGGGGCATCGCCGATCGCGCATGACGGCGGATCGTCATACCGCTACCGGATCGCGCAGTTGATTCGCGACGGCTTCGCGTTCGTGCGGGTCGAAGACGGGCGAGTGATCTTCAAGGCCGAGTTGGGTGCGGTCAGTGGCGGATGCGCGCAATTGCAGGGCGTATGGGTACACCCGGATCGACGTGGTGAGGGAATTGGATCCGCCGCGACGGCCGCCGTATTGCGCTTGGCGCGCAGCGCGGGAATGACCACGGTCTCGCTGGCCGTCAACGATTTCAATATCGCCGCTGTGCGCTCATACCTGCGGTGTGGCTTCGAGGTGTTAGGCGCACAAATGGTTGTGCTTTTCTAGTGCGCAACCTCTAGCGTTCGCGAGCCAACTTGGTGATCGCGTACGCCGTTGATCGATCCGCAGGTTTACCGCAGGACGGCGGCTTCGCGACGGTCTTGCGCGACTCGACCAGCCCCTGCCACACCGATCCTGCGACGGTCATCCGAATCACGTGCCCTTCGTTGATCTGCTGGTAACTGAGCATGCGCACGTCGTCGATGCCAGTCAGGCCGAGCCGCAGGCGCAACTCGGCGTCCACCATTTGCGCTGCCGCAGGTAGGGAACTGAGGCCGCGTAGATCTTCAGCGATCACTTTCGCGTGCCGCTCGGCGTCGTACGCGCGTTCCGCAGACTCCTCGGTCAGTCGCCCGTACACGGCGCCACTGGGCAGCGCGAGCGCGGTTGCGGCGAATCGGTGCCCGCCGAGGTGACTGCATTCGTACACGCGCTGCGGGTATCGCGCGGCTAAGGCGCCGGCAATCGGCACTCCGTAAATCGCGCAGCACTGATCCCGCTTGGCGTGCGCACATACGAACAGCAGCTGCTCGGTGACCGATTCGGCGTCCGGATGTACGGCCAGCGGTTGGTGCGCCGCCGCGGCGAGGTCCGAATCGAGCACCTCCGCGAGGTTGCGCACGGTGAACGTGACGACGGCACGATGCTGCCGCGCGAGCGTCGCAACGAATACCCGGCGCTGCAACGGAGCCCGCTCACGACGTCCAGGTTGACGAAAGACGAGCGTCTTGAGCCCTACATGTGCGGCCGCCGACTCAAGTGCGGGCCCTATTCCGCCGAGTGTGCTGGGTCCGAGTGCCTTGTGCGGCCAAGCGCCGGGCTCTTCGACCAGCAGGTACCCCACCTCGGTGCTGCCGGCGCTACCGGCCATTGGCTCCCCGCTCATCAGCGAGCGCACGCTACAGCGTTGGGCGGCTTCTACTTGGCTCACGGGCCCTCCTGCGCCGGGGCATTCGTGACGAGGATACGTACGGACCGCGCTGAGGTCAGCGCGTCGTCGATGGTCCGGCGCCGCGGTTCGCCCACCTCCACGGCGATAGTGCGGGCCGCTGACAGGCTCCTCAGAGGCTGCGCGGTGCACACCGCGCGCACCAACTCCAGGTCGCCACCGGTAACTAGCAGGTCCACGGCACCGGGGACGTCGCCGAGGACAGTGCGGGCAGCGCCGGCTGCGGCCGTGGCTAACGCGGCGGCTTGATTGGCGCGGCGCCGGGCAAAGCGCTGCTGACTCTGCCCGCCGGCAGCGGTCCGACCTTGTACATAACGGCTGCCGGTCTTCGATGCTGTCACGCGGTGGTGTGCGCCGTCGTACTCGACGCGCGCGATGCTGTAGCCGCCGCGTCGTACCAACGCGACTACGCCGGTTCCGGCCGGTAGTAGGGCTGCGATGAGCGCCGGTAGGTCAGTGATGCCCGGGAGCTCAATAGGTAATACAGCCCGAGCGCCGCGCACCGTGGCCACGACGGTTCCCTCCGGCTCTGCGGTGATCGAACAGATGGCGCCGTTGCGCGCCGCGAACCCGTCGAACCAGCGTTGCAGACGCTGCGGGGGAACGTTGACCTGCGTGCTCACGCCATACCTGGGAGCGAAGGCGGCAATGCTTCCGGGTCGAGTTCTCGACGCCAGCGCCCGGCCGCAGACGCGGTATCGAGCATGCCGTCGAGGCACAGTTGCCGGAACGTCGCGTCGGGCTCACCATCGGTGCCGATGCAGAACCGCCACTGCTGAGTCAGTGATTCCTCCACGTCCGCCGCGAACGCCAAGGCCGATTCGTCGTCGCTGAGCAGTCCCGGCACACGGTAGCCGGCCTGAGCCGGGACGGGTTCACCATTCAGAGCGCGCAATAGATCCTCGATCTTGGTGCGCATCGCGCGTTGTGCGTTGTCGCGGCTGGTGATTGGCTTCAGGTACTCCTGGGAAACGGTAGCGCCGATCTCGCCGTACGCCCAGATCGCGGCGTGCTGATTC from Cumulibacter soli encodes the following:
- a CDS encoding DUF4081 domain-containing GNAT family N-acetyltransferase codes for the protein MSLVSRARAAGVADREQVLALLAMDPVESVPVSSWLSRSGVERGLRSGNVWLHGDSLCFSGANLLPVNMDADAARAFADLALRQGRRCSSIVGRLPATADLWRMLEPRWGPARAVRQRQFVMVTRQDAPIAPDPMVRHAQAEDLEEFFTASVEMYTEEIGASPIAHDGGSSYRYRIAQLIRDGFAFVRVEDGRVIFKAELGAVSGGCAQLQGVWVHPDRRGEGIGSAATAAVLRLARSAGMTTVSLAVNDFNIAAVRSYLRCGFEVLGAQMVVLF
- the ispG gene encoding flavodoxin-dependent (E)-4-hydroxy-3-methylbut-2-enyl-diphosphate synthase — protein: MSVSLGMPQLPPPVLAPRRATRQLNVGGVLVGGDAPVSVQSMTTTLTADVNATLQQIAELTASGCQIVRVAVPSQDDADALPAIAKKSQIPVIADIHFQPKYVFAAIDAGCAAVRVNPGNIKAFDDKVAEIARAASAAGTPIRIGVNAGSLDKRLLAKYGKATPEALVESALWECSLFEEHDFRDIKISVKHHDPVVMVRAYELLAEQCDYPLHLGVTEAGPAFQGTIKSAVAFGALLSKGIGDTIRVSLSAPPVEEVKVGLQILESLNLRQRGLEIVSCPSCGRAQVDVYTLAEQVTAGLEGLKVPLRVAVMGCVVNGPGEAREADLGVASGNGKGQIFVKGEVIKTVPESQIVETLIDEAMRLADEMGVDAAGEPSVSVS
- a CDS encoding sucrase ferredoxin, producing the protein MSQVEAAQRCSVRSLMSGEPMAGSAGSTEVGYLLVEEPGAWPHKALGPSTLGGIGPALESAAAHVGLKTLVFRQPGRRERAPLQRRVFVATLARQHRAVVTFTVRNLAEVLDSDLAAAAHQPLAVHPDAESVTEQLLFVCAHAKRDQCCAIYGVPIAGALAARYPQRVYECSHLGGHRFAATALALPSGAVYGRLTEESAERAYDAERHAKVIAEDLRGLSSLPAAAQMVDAELRLRLGLTGIDDVRMLSYQQINEGHVIRMTVAGSVWQGLVESRKTVAKPPSCGKPADRSTAYAITKLARER
- a CDS encoding ferritin-like domain-containing protein, translating into MTEQQVQALQQVLANQHAAIWAYGEIGATVSQEYLKPITSRDNAQRAMRTKIEDLLRALNGEPVPAQAGYRVPGLLSDDESALAFAADVEESLTQQWRFCIGTDGEPDATFRQLCLDGMLDTASAAGRWRRELDPEALPPSLPGMA
- a CDS encoding acVLRF1 family peptidyl-tRNA hydrolase; the protein is MSTQVNVPPQRLQRWFDGFAARNGAICSITAEPEGTVVATVRGARAVLPIELPGITDLPALIAALLPAGTGVVALVRRGGYSIARVEYDGAHHRVTASKTGSRYVQGRTAAGGQSQQRFARRRANQAAALATAAAGAARTVLGDVPGAVDLLVTGGDLELVRAVCTAQPLRSLSAARTIAVEVGEPRRRTIDDALTSARSVRILVTNAPAQEGP